In the genome of Bacillus sp. S3, one region contains:
- a CDS encoding APC family permease, which yields MSKAGLALFEQKSTGGIARQISPIDTMIYSAANPGLMFALVYIMWAPFLYPGAHMVWAILAVAQMFIIAGLYWLLSVSMPRSGGEYIYISRILHPSLGLMASFMITFTSISWTGILLNWIIKWSVVEFFYSIALINGNDGAWLNLAEFFNRNYMHAIIGTGLLLFIYFIYYKGTKWMVRLAYLTLGATLVGAVVFIIANLITGQGTFAANFTQLTGLAYGDVIPIAKADGYTTEFLFGATVMAGSTYIILNTLGSTFGANLAGEVRNVQKSQLMALFGSLAILMVVWAIFYAMSYINFGDIWSNSLYYLYNSGHEAYPFKGYDPFITIMIGIMTKNPVFVFLIAICFAVATFGSAAGLGFGPSRNMVAWSFDRLIPSKFMELNKKTNSPTYALRTVIIGAWFFLMLDIFVPAWTANIAYTIFTWFLAWIFLGIAGIVFSTRKKILFNSSPPIVKTKFLGIHLVTILGWLTLAISVSICYYLLIPFLRGDLPFTMIVVSLCLMLIPIIIYFVMKRHHAKKGIDIDIQFQEIPSD from the coding sequence ATGTCTAAAGCTGGTCTCGCTTTGTTTGAACAGAAATCTACCGGTGGAATCGCTCGGCAAATTAGTCCCATTGACACGATGATTTACTCTGCTGCAAATCCAGGGCTGATGTTTGCGCTCGTTTATATCATGTGGGCGCCGTTTCTGTATCCAGGTGCCCATATGGTCTGGGCCATTTTGGCTGTGGCACAGATGTTCATTATTGCAGGTCTTTACTGGTTATTATCAGTCTCGATGCCTAGGTCTGGCGGGGAATATATCTATATTAGCCGGATTCTCCATCCCTCGCTTGGTCTGATGGCAAGCTTTATGATTACTTTTACCTCTATCTCATGGACTGGAATTCTTTTAAACTGGATCATTAAATGGTCTGTAGTCGAATTCTTCTATTCAATCGCATTAATTAATGGAAATGATGGAGCATGGCTGAATTTAGCAGAGTTTTTCAATAGAAATTATATGCATGCGATTATTGGCACGGGCTTGCTGTTGTTTATCTACTTTATCTATTATAAAGGAACAAAGTGGATGGTAAGATTGGCGTACCTAACTTTGGGTGCTACTCTTGTTGGAGCTGTTGTCTTTATCATTGCAAACTTAATCACTGGGCAAGGAACGTTTGCAGCCAATTTTACACAGCTGACAGGTTTAGCCTATGGAGATGTCATTCCAATCGCTAAAGCTGATGGATATACAACGGAGTTCCTCTTCGGTGCAACGGTTATGGCAGGTTCAACCTACATCATCCTAAATACACTTGGATCAACCTTTGGAGCGAATCTGGCTGGAGAAGTGCGAAACGTTCAAAAATCTCAGTTAATGGCATTATTTGGATCATTGGCGATTTTAATGGTAGTATGGGCGATCTTTTATGCGATGTCCTATATTAACTTCGGGGATATCTGGTCCAATAGCCTGTATTATTTATATAATTCTGGCCATGAAGCCTATCCATTTAAAGGTTATGATCCATTTATTACCATAATGATTGGGATCATGACAAAGAATCCTGTGTTTGTGTTCTTAATTGCCATCTGTTTTGCTGTTGCTACCTTTGGATCAGCTGCTGGTTTAGGCTTTGGGCCATCACGTAATATGGTTGCCTGGTCATTTGACCGTCTGATCCCTAGTAAATTTATGGAACTAAATAAAAAGACAAATTCACCTACGTATGCGCTAAGAACCGTTATTATTGGTGCCTGGTTTTTCTTAATGCTGGATATTTTCGTCCCTGCTTGGACAGCAAATATTGCTTACACCATTTTTACATGGTTCCTAGCTTGGATATTCCTTGGGATTGCCGGTATTGTTTTTTCAACAAGAAAGAAAATTTTGTTTAATTCCTCACCACCTATCGTAAAGACAAAATTTTTAGGTATCCATTTAGTCACGATTTTAGGCTGGCTAACCTTAGCGATTAGCGTCTCGATTTGTTACTATCTCCTAATCCCATTCTTAAGAGGGGATTTACCATTTACGATGATTGTGGTCTCCCTGTGTTTAATGTTGATCCCGATCATCATCTATTTTGTGATGAAACGTCACCATGCTAAAAAAGGAATAGATATTGATATTCAATTCCAGGAGATTCCATCAGACTAA
- a CDS encoding phosphotransferase enzyme family protein, whose translation MSSSSVDPLHESLNKFNEIANSALPCYPFLSQSTIQLLNYSENATYLVHDSAAGNKYILRVGRPGYHTKKEVESELEWLMSIDEHSSIQVSLPILGGNNEYIQVVDYQNDLYYCTLFTFLDGQAPNEENESELISQFRKLGEITAQLHGHSIDHRENLRKIRRLTWDYDTILGSNPKWGRWQDGLGMTAERTELFTDVSEKIRQRLNQFGKGPDRYGLIHSDLRLANLLVECEQIKVIDFDDCGFGWYLYDLATSLSFIEHLPYVPSLIASWLKGYRGIRPLSEEEEAEIPTFILMRRLQLIAWVGSRDNETTRELGSGFTESTDELAKRFLQDGKI comes from the coding sequence ATGAGCAGCTCCTCAGTTGATCCATTACATGAATCATTAAATAAATTTAATGAAATTGCGAATTCCGCCCTTCCCTGTTACCCATTTTTATCGCAATCTACGATTCAACTATTAAATTATTCAGAAAATGCTACGTATCTCGTTCATGATTCAGCTGCAGGTAATAAATATATATTACGTGTTGGGCGCCCAGGATATCATACAAAAAAGGAAGTAGAGAGTGAGCTTGAATGGTTGATGTCAATTGATGAACATTCATCTATTCAGGTTTCCCTGCCTATTTTAGGAGGAAATAATGAATATATACAAGTAGTTGACTATCAAAATGATCTTTATTACTGCACCCTTTTCACATTTTTAGACGGTCAGGCCCCCAATGAAGAAAACGAGAGTGAACTTATCAGTCAATTTAGGAAGCTTGGCGAAATTACCGCGCAATTGCATGGACATAGTATCGATCACCGGGAAAATCTTCGGAAAATCCGCAGGCTCACCTGGGATTACGATACCATTCTAGGCTCCAATCCAAAGTGGGGCAGATGGCAAGATGGCCTCGGGATGACAGCGGAGCGAACAGAATTGTTTACGGATGTTTCAGAAAAAATTAGACAAAGACTGAACCAATTTGGAAAAGGACCTGATCGATATGGCTTGATTCATTCCGATTTACGGCTTGCTAATTTATTGGTTGAGTGCGAACAAATTAAGGTGATTGACTTTGATGATTGTGGATTTGGCTGGTATCTCTATGACCTGGCTACCTCTTTAAGCTTTATCGAGCATTTACCATATGTACCTTCCCTAATTGCCTCATGGTTGAAAGGTTATCGTGGGATTCGCCCCCTTTCAGAAGAAGAAGAGGCTGAAATCCCTACCTTTATTCTGATGAGAAGACTTCAGCTGATTGCTTGGGTAGGGAGTCGTGATAATGAGACTACGAGGGAATTAGGAAGCGGATTTACAGAGTCTACTGATGAATTGGCAAAGAGATTCCTGCAGGACGGGAAGATATAG
- a CDS encoding metallophosphoesterase — translation MKIFYAGDLHGGETAFRKFTNAGKFYQADLVIYGGDFTGKMVVPIVEKSGIYTCRYYGSTVKVKRANELPDLERNLRDAGFYPFLVTEEELNQLKESDAERIIKEKQIEVVKDWVDLADERFKAAGIPCIMIPGSVDDFYLDEILNDGKFVQNGDGRVIEVDGFEILSVGGGKPSVFKYPREFSEEELAEKIENAANQVQDMNKCIFNIHIPPYDTDLDQGTLYDDELKPVLDGDSLATAPIGSKAVREAIEKYQPLLSLHGHVHESRGVTTIGRTICINAGTDYDQGLLRGALVDVNKDGKVSYSLTAG, via the coding sequence TTGAAAATTTTTTATGCAGGCGATCTGCACGGAGGAGAAACCGCGTTTCGAAAATTCACCAATGCCGGTAAGTTTTATCAAGCGGATTTAGTTATTTATGGCGGGGATTTTACAGGGAAAATGGTCGTCCCGATTGTTGAAAAGTCCGGCATTTATACATGCCGATATTATGGCTCCACGGTGAAAGTAAAGAGAGCAAATGAACTGCCAGACTTGGAAAGAAATTTAAGGGATGCGGGATTCTATCCATTCTTAGTGACAGAAGAAGAGCTAAATCAACTAAAAGAGAGCGACGCGGAGCGAATTATTAAAGAAAAGCAAATAGAAGTGGTTAAGGATTGGGTCGATTTGGCTGATGAAAGGTTTAAAGCAGCAGGAATTCCTTGTATCATGATTCCGGGCAGCGTGGATGACTTTTATCTTGATGAGATACTCAATGACGGAAAGTTTGTGCAAAATGGGGATGGAAGAGTGATTGAGGTAGACGGATTTGAAATCCTCTCAGTGGGCGGCGGGAAGCCAAGTGTATTTAAGTATCCGCGTGAATTTAGTGAGGAAGAACTAGCGGAGAAAATTGAAAACGCTGCCAATCAGGTTCAGGATATGAATAAATGTATCTTCAACATTCACATTCCTCCCTACGACACCGATTTGGATCAAGGGACTTTGTATGATGATGAGTTAAAGCCTGTTCTCGACGGGGATTCCTTAGCAACAGCGCCAATTGGCAGTAAAGCTGTTCGTGAAGCCATTGAAAAATATCAACCCCTTCTCTCCTTACACGGGCATGTTCATGAAAGCCGGGGAGTGACCACTATAGGAAGGACAATATGTATTAATGCGGGAACAGATTATGATCAAGGCCTCCTTAGAGGCGCTTTAGTGGACGTGAATAAGGATGGAAAAGTGTCATATTCACTAACAGCCGGGTAA
- a CDS encoding aspartate aminotransferase family protein, whose translation MVEFASKKTVIDQSIQWWNPGKTSQWQKDGIDLVMGKREGYYFYDMNGKKLMDVHLNGGTYNLGHRNPEIIAALKEALNEFDIGNHHFPAMTRAQLAEQLSQCTPDGLHYSILSAGGSEAIDVALKCARYATKRKKIVSIINGYHGHTGLAVSLGNERYSRPFLSEGDPAEFIHVPFNDLHAMERALINEDVACVIIETIPATYGFPLPEKGYLSSVKRLCERFGSLYIADEVQTGLMRTGKLWGVEHYGIEPDILVTSKGFSGGIYPIAATVVSKKAGNWMNEDGFAHISTFGGSELGCIVAMKVLEISRRREVQQNVDFVARYLRTGLETIKNQNPDFFTGIRQLGVVMGLEFSHPQGAIFVMQQLFKNGVWAIYSMLDNRVLQFKPGLLCDQDYCDELLSKCELSIKQAAKMAYSYS comes from the coding sequence ATGGTTGAATTTGCAAGTAAAAAAACAGTCATTGATCAATCGATTCAATGGTGGAATCCTGGGAAAACCAGTCAATGGCAAAAAGATGGTATTGACTTGGTTATGGGGAAACGAGAAGGGTATTACTTTTACGATATGAATGGAAAAAAATTAATGGATGTCCATTTAAATGGTGGGACCTATAATCTGGGACATCGTAATCCTGAAATTATTGCTGCATTAAAGGAAGCCTTAAATGAATTCGATATCGGAAATCACCATTTTCCGGCGATGACACGTGCCCAGCTTGCAGAACAACTGTCACAATGCACACCTGACGGACTACACTATTCGATCTTATCTGCAGGTGGAAGTGAAGCCATCGATGTCGCCTTAAAATGTGCAAGATATGCTACGAAAAGAAAAAAAATCGTCTCCATCATCAATGGGTATCATGGTCATACCGGACTCGCTGTCTCATTAGGGAATGAACGATATTCACGCCCTTTCTTAAGTGAAGGGGATCCGGCAGAATTTATTCATGTACCATTTAATGATTTACATGCGATGGAGAGAGCGCTAATAAATGAAGATGTTGCCTGTGTCATTATCGAAACCATTCCGGCAACCTATGGATTCCCGCTTCCGGAAAAAGGATATCTATCTTCTGTTAAACGATTGTGTGAACGGTTTGGATCATTATATATCGCTGATGAGGTGCAAACGGGTTTAATGCGGACCGGAAAACTTTGGGGCGTTGAACATTATGGAATCGAACCAGATATTTTAGTTACCTCCAAAGGCTTCAGTGGTGGAATCTATCCGATTGCAGCTACCGTTGTGAGTAAAAAGGCTGGCAATTGGATGAATGAAGATGGGTTTGCCCACATCTCCACATTCGGCGGTTCGGAATTAGGCTGTATTGTGGCGATGAAGGTGTTGGAAATCTCCAGACGGAGGGAAGTACAGCAAAACGTAGATTTTGTAGCCCGTTATTTACGGACAGGACTTGAGACGATTAAGAACCAAAATCCAGACTTTTTTACGGGGATTCGCCAATTAGGTGTTGTGATGGGGCTGGAGTTCAGCCATCCACAAGGCGCCATCTTTGTCATGCAGCAGCTGTTTAAAAATGGAGTTTGGGCCATTTATTCCATGCTTGATAATCGAGTTCTTCAATTTAAACCTGGTTTACTTTGCGATCAAGACTATTGTGATGAGTTACTTTCAAAATGCGAACTTAGTATAAAACAGGCAGCAAAAATGGCTTATAGTTATAGCTGA
- a CDS encoding BMC domain-containing protein gives MAINGALGMIETRGLVASLEAADAMVKAANVNLIGKIHVGGGIVTVLVTGDVGAVKAATEAGSEAAQRVGEILSIHVIPRPHNELQMILPKFEG, from the coding sequence ATGGCTATTAATGGCGCACTTGGCATGATCGAGACAAGAGGATTAGTGGCATCCCTTGAAGCAGCGGATGCGATGGTAAAGGCGGCAAATGTCAATCTAATAGGTAAGATTCATGTTGGCGGTGGGATTGTGACCGTCCTTGTAACGGGGGACGTGGGCGCAGTTAAAGCAGCGACGGAGGCAGGAAGTGAAGCGGCTCAGCGTGTGGGAGAGATTCTATCTATCCATGTCATCCCTCGTCCACATAATGAACTGCAAATGATTTTGCCAAAATTTGAAGGATAA